From a single Fusobacterium pseudoperiodonticum genomic region:
- a CDS encoding V-type ATP synthase subunit E, with the protein MSNLDNLVAEILQQAQKEANRMLTKAKTENSEFSEKENKKVQKEVEAIKDKATEEAQALKERVISNANLKSRDMILQAKEELVDDILERVLERLKNIDTKKYLKFVENILKNLNLSKNAEVIVSKDMRLALGDKILDYRISDQTVESGCSIKDGNLIYNNEFSNLIEFNREELEREILNKIFE; encoded by the coding sequence ATGTCCAATTTAGATAATCTTGTTGCAGAGATTTTGCAACAGGCACAAAAAGAAGCGAACAGAATGTTAACTAAGGCAAAAACAGAAAATTCAGAATTTTCTGAAAAAGAGAATAAAAAGGTACAAAAAGAAGTAGAAGCTATAAAAGATAAGGCAACAGAAGAAGCTCAAGCTTTAAAAGAAAGAGTGATATCTAATGCCAATTTGAAATCGAGAGATATGATATTACAAGCTAAGGAAGAGTTGGTTGATGATATTTTAGAGAGAGTTTTAGAAAGACTTAAAAATATTGATACCAAGAAATATCTAAAGTTTGTTGAAAATATTTTAAAAAACTTAAATCTTTCAAAAAATGCTGAGGTTATAGTTAGTAAAGATATGAGATTAGCCTTAGGAGATAAGATATTAGATTACAGAATATCTGATCAAACTGTTGAATCAGGTTGCAGTATAAAAGATGGGAATCTTATTTATAATAATGAATTCTCTAATCTTATAGAGTTTAATAGAGAAGAACTAGAAAGAGAAATTTTAAATAAAATTTTTGAATAG
- a CDS encoding V-type ATP synthase subunit B, whose translation MLKEYKSVQEIVGPLMIVEGVEGIKYEELVEIQTQTGEKRRGRVLEIDGDRAMVQLFEGSAGINLKNTTVRFLGKPLELGVSEDMIGRVFDGLGNPIDKGPKIIPEKRVDINGSPINPVSRDYPSEFIQTGISTIDGLNTLVRGQKLPIFSGSGLPHNNVAAQIARQAKVLGDDAKFAVVFGAMGITFEEAQFFIDDFTKTGAIDRAVLFINLANDPAIERISTPRMALTCAEYLAFEKGMHVLVILTDLTNYAEALREVSAARKEVPGRRGYPGYLYTDLSQIYERAGKIKGKPGSITQIPILTMPEDDITHPIPDLTGYITEGQIILSRELYQSGIQPPIFVIPSLSRLKDKGIGKGKTREDHADTMNQIYAAYASGREARELAVILGDSALSEADKAFAKFAENFDREYVSQGYETNRNIEETLNLGWKLLKVIPRTELKRIRTEYIDKYLNDKD comes from the coding sequence ATGCTTAAGGAATACAAATCAGTACAAGAAATAGTAGGACCTCTAATGATAGTTGAAGGTGTGGAAGGAATTAAGTATGAAGAGCTTGTAGAAATTCAAACTCAAACAGGAGAGAAAAGACGTGGACGTGTGCTTGAAATAGATGGTGATAGAGCCATGGTACAACTTTTTGAAGGATCTGCAGGTATAAATCTTAAAAATACAACAGTTAGATTTTTAGGAAAACCACTTGAACTAGGAGTTTCTGAAGATATGATAGGACGTGTTTTTGATGGTTTAGGAAATCCTATAGATAAGGGACCAAAAATTATTCCTGAAAAAAGAGTGGATATAAATGGTTCTCCAATCAACCCTGTTTCAAGAGATTATCCATCAGAATTTATTCAAACAGGAATTTCAACTATTGATGGACTTAATACTCTTGTTAGAGGACAAAAATTACCAATATTCTCAGGTTCAGGGCTTCCACATAACAATGTTGCAGCACAGATAGCAAGACAAGCAAAGGTGCTTGGTGATGATGCAAAATTTGCTGTTGTGTTTGGAGCAATGGGAATAACTTTTGAAGAAGCACAATTCTTTATAGATGATTTTACAAAAACAGGAGCTATTGACAGAGCAGTTCTATTTATAAATCTTGCCAATGACCCTGCCATAGAAAGAATTTCAACTCCAAGAATGGCACTTACTTGTGCAGAATATCTTGCTTTTGAAAAAGGAATGCATGTTTTAGTTATCTTGACAGACTTGACTAACTATGCAGAAGCTCTTCGTGAAGTTTCAGCAGCTAGAAAAGAAGTTCCAGGAAGAAGAGGATATCCAGGATATCTATATACTGACCTTTCTCAAATCTATGAAAGAGCAGGAAAAATAAAAGGAAAACCTGGTTCAATTACTCAAATTCCTATTTTGACTATGCCTGAAGATGATATAACTCACCCAATTCCTGACCTTACAGGATATATCACTGAAGGGCAAATTATTCTTTCAAGAGAACTATATCAAAGTGGTATTCAACCACCTATCTTTGTAATTCCTTCTCTATCAAGATTGAAAGATAAAGGAATAGGTAAGGGTAAAACAAGAGAAGACCATGCTGATACAATGAACCAAATTTATGCAGCCTATGCTTCAGGAAGAGAAGCTAGAGAACTTGCAGTAATTCTTGGAGATTCAGCACTATCAGAAGCAGATAAAGCTTTTGCAAAGTTTGCAGAAAATTTTGATAGAGAATATGTAAGCCAAGGTTATGAAACTAATAGAAATATAGAAGAAACTTTAAATCTAGGTTGGAAACTTTTAAAAGTGATTCCTCGTACAGAATTAAAGAGAATAAGAACTGAATATATAGATAAGTATTTGAATGATAAAGACTAG
- a CDS encoding V-type ATP synthase subunit C gives MDREKFVQASVRIRNLEKKLLTKIQFERLYEAENLEEAVRHLNETAYSEDLAKIDRAENFEIALSNSLNRTYSEVLKLSPVKELVDVLTYRFAFHNIKLAVKEKILQENFEHIYSKVHYEDLPKLKKQFETEKGEKGTWYEDTVIQAYKVFEDTKDPEKIEFFVDKRYFEKVLEVSKNLGLDLIEEYFKNMIDFLNIRTFIRCKRDEQDISILKAALIQDGYIDTEDISSYFYKDIEDLINSYKNSRIGKSLILALKGYNDTGRLLLFEKYMENFLTNLLKEKVQRMPYGPEIIFAYVHAKEVEIKNLRICLVGRANGLSADFIKERLREIYV, from the coding sequence ATGGATAGGGAAAAATTTGTGCAAGCAAGTGTCAGAATAAGAAATCTTGAGAAAAAACTCTTAACAAAAATTCAATTTGAAAGATTGTATGAAGCTGAAAATTTAGAAGAAGCTGTTAGACATTTGAATGAAACAGCCTATTCAGAAGATTTGGCAAAAATAGATAGAGCAGAGAATTTTGAAATAGCTCTTTCAAATTCATTGAATAGAACTTATAGTGAAGTTTTAAAACTTAGCCCAGTTAAAGAACTTGTAGATGTTTTAACTTATAGGTTTGCTTTTCATAATATAAAATTGGCTGTTAAGGAAAAAATTTTACAAGAAAATTTTGAGCATATCTATTCAAAAGTTCATTATGAAGATTTACCTAAATTGAAGAAACAGTTTGAAACAGAAAAAGGTGAAAAAGGGACTTGGTATGAAGATACTGTTATTCAAGCCTATAAGGTTTTTGAAGATACAAAGGATCCAGAAAAGATAGAATTTTTTGTAGATAAAAGATATTTTGAAAAAGTTTTAGAAGTTTCAAAAAACTTAGGGCTTGATTTAATTGAAGAATATTTTAAAAATATGATAGATTTTCTAAATATCAGAACTTTTATTCGTTGTAAAAGAGATGAGCAGGATATTAGTATTTTAAAAGCTGCTCTAATTCAAGATGGCTATATAGACACAGAAGATATTTCATCTTATTTCTATAAGGATATAGAAGATTTAATTAATTCCTATAAGAATTCTAGAATAGGAAAAAGTTTAATTTTGGCTTTAAAAGGTTACAATGACACAGGAAGATTATTACTTTTTGAAAAGTATATGGAGAATTTTTTGACTAATCTTTTAAAAGAAAAAGTACAAAGAATGCCATATGGCCCAGAAATTATTTTTGCTTATGTGCATGCAAAAGAAGTGGAAATTAAAAATTTAAGAATTTGTTTAGTTGGTAGGGCTAATGGACTTTCAGCAGATTTCATAAAAGAAAGGTTGCGTGAAATTTATGTATAA
- a CDS encoding thiamine phosphate synthase, with protein MLDKIKLNIISNRKLCENENLEKQIEKIFSAYEKKIILKNFDIVALTLREKDLDKNEYLKLIEKIYPICQKYKINLILHQNYDLNLDDKYNIGGIHLSYSIFKSLNENIKTELIKKYKRIGVSVHSLNEAKEVESLGASYVVAGHIFETDCKKGLEPRGLKFVEDLSSALTIPIFAIGGIDEKNSLSVINNGAFSICMMSTLMKY; from the coding sequence ATGCTAGATAAAATAAAATTGAATATTATCAGTAACAGGAAATTATGTGAGAATGAAAATCTTGAAAAGCAAATTGAAAAAATTTTTTCAGCTTATGAGAAAAAAATAATTTTAAAAAATTTTGACATTGTTGCACTCACTTTAAGAGAAAAAGATTTAGATAAAAATGAATATTTAAAGTTAATAGAAAAAATCTATCCTATCTGTCAAAAATATAAGATAAATTTAATCTTACATCAAAATTATGATTTAAACTTAGATGATAAATATAATATTGGAGGAATTCATTTAAGTTACAGCATTTTTAAATCTTTAAATGAAAATATTAAAACAGAACTGATAAAGAAATATAAAAGAATAGGAGTATCGGTACATAGCCTTAATGAAGCTAAAGAAGTAGAAAGTCTAGGAGCAAGCTATGTAGTTGCAGGGCATATATTTGAGACAGATTGTAAGAAAGGTTTAGAACCAAGAGGATTAAAATTTGTTGAAGATTTATCATCTGCACTAACTATTCCAATATTTGCAATAGGTGGAATAGATGAAAAAAATTCTCTATCTGTTATAAATAATGGAGCTTTTTCAATATGTATGATGTCAACTTTAATGAAATATTGA
- a CDS encoding V-type ATP synthase subunit I: MAIVKMKKFKLFALEKDRKSLLKELQKFSYVHFVKTKEEDKSLKDIEFNQDMTAIKEKSQKVKWMLNYFLKLFPKDTKKEIDESSVKETLFSLLEQQASKYDFSNDYENLANISREMDSNKEEIANLETYRKELSKWLNIKESLGNLKAFNTAKFFLGTVAKKNFEPLKDNLRNFDHTYIEEISDESSQVNIMLLTSNTEEKKLKNELKTYSFTEVNFDFDTSFTEEYEKTKSREEELKKANEKLKGKAEKLMKLIPKLLIQKEYLDNALMRETVVSNFKATDTVNVIEGYIPKDMEEEFKRIINKNSNKSNYLEITEVNKDDEEVPILLKNSGITGLFASITQMYALPKYNEIDPTAILSIFYWIFFGMMVADFAYGLILFIISGLALIFGKFDENKKKFLKFFFVLSFSTMIWGLLYGSAFGDLIKLPTQVLDSSKDFMTILKLSIIFGAVHLVMGLAIKAYILIKNGHFMDAVYDVFLWYLTLTSLILLILAGKLEFTSLTKNILLACTLVGMLGIVAFGARDAETIVGRIGGGLYSLYGITSYIGDFVSYLRLMALGLAGGFIAVAINIIVKMLVSGGILGIILGAIVFAFGQSFNIFLSFLSAYVHTSRLMYVEFFSKFYEGGGKAFKKFRV; the protein is encoded by the coding sequence ATGGCAATAGTTAAAATGAAAAAATTTAAATTATTTGCTCTTGAAAAAGACAGGAAATCCTTATTAAAAGAATTACAGAAATTCTCTTATGTTCATTTTGTTAAAACCAAAGAAGAAGATAAAAGTTTAAAAGATATTGAATTTAACCAAGATATGACTGCAATTAAAGAGAAAAGTCAAAAGGTTAAATGGATGCTTAATTACTTTTTAAAACTTTTTCCAAAGGATACAAAAAAAGAAATAGATGAAAGTTCTGTTAAGGAAACCCTATTTTCATTACTAGAGCAACAAGCGAGTAAATATGATTTTAGTAACGACTATGAGAATTTAGCTAATATAAGTAGAGAGATGGATAGCAATAAGGAAGAAATTGCTAATCTTGAAACTTATAGAAAAGAGTTATCTAAGTGGCTTAATATAAAGGAGTCTCTTGGTAATTTAAAAGCTTTTAATACTGCAAAATTCTTTTTAGGAACAGTTGCAAAGAAGAATTTTGAGCCATTAAAAGACAATCTAAGAAACTTTGACCACACATACATAGAAGAAATTTCCGATGAATCAAGCCAAGTAAATATTATGCTACTGACTTCAAACACCGAAGAAAAAAAACTCAAAAATGAATTAAAAACTTATAGCTTTACTGAAGTTAATTTTGACTTTGACACAAGTTTTACTGAAGAATATGAAAAAACTAAAAGTAGAGAAGAAGAATTAAAAAAAGCTAACGAAAAATTAAAGGGAAAAGCTGAAAAACTAATGAAACTTATTCCAAAATTACTTATTCAAAAAGAATATTTGGATAATGCTTTAATGAGAGAAACTGTTGTATCAAATTTCAAAGCAACAGATACGGTTAATGTTATAGAAGGTTATATACCAAAGGATATGGAAGAAGAGTTTAAGAGAATTATAAATAAAAACTCTAATAAAAGTAACTATTTAGAAATTACTGAAGTTAATAAAGATGATGAGGAAGTACCAATTTTATTAAAGAATTCAGGAATAACAGGTCTATTTGCTTCTATAACTCAAATGTATGCACTACCTAAATATAATGAAATAGATCCAACAGCAATACTATCAATATTTTACTGGATTTTCTTTGGTATGATGGTAGCTGACTTCGCTTATGGACTTATTTTATTCATAATTTCAGGTCTTGCATTGATATTTGGTAAATTTGATGAAAATAAAAAGAAATTTTTGAAATTTTTCTTTGTATTGAGTTTTTCAACTATGATATGGGGCTTACTCTATGGTAGTGCCTTTGGTGATTTAATAAAATTACCAACTCAAGTTTTAGACTCTTCAAAAGATTTTATGACCATATTAAAACTTTCAATAATATTTGGAGCTGTTCATTTGGTTATGGGACTAGCTATCAAAGCCTATATCCTTATAAAAAATGGACATTTTATGGATGCTGTGTATGATGTTTTCTTATGGTATTTAACTTTGACAAGTTTAATTCTACTTATTCTTGCAGGAAAATTAGAATTTACTTCTCTTACAAAAAATATACTTCTAGCTTGCACACTTGTTGGAATGCTAGGAATAGTAGCTTTTGGAGCGAGAGATGCAGAAACTATAGTGGGAAGAATAGGTGGAGGACTTTATTCACTGTATGGAATTACTTCATATATAGGAGACTTTGTTTCATACTTAAGACTTATGGCATTAGGTTTGGCAGGAGGCTTTATAGCTGTTGCAATAAATATTATTGTAAAAATGTTAGTAAGTGGAGGAATACTAGGAATTATATTAGGAGCAATTGTGTTTGCATTTGGGCAATCATTTAATATATTCTTGAGTTTCCTATCAGCTTATGTTCATACTTCAAGACTTATGTATGTTGAATTTTTCTCTAAATTCTATGAAGGTGGAGGAAAAGCATTTAAAAAATTCAGGGTATAG
- a CDS encoding V-type ATP synthase subunit K, which produces MENIMTIFEQNGGVVFGILGAALAVLLSGIGSARGVGLAGEAAAGLVIDEPEKFGKAMVLQLLPGTQGLYGFVIGLFIMFRLSPDMKVIEGLYLLMAGLPVGFVGLRSALYQGQVAVAGINILAKNETHQTKGIILAVMVETYAILAFAMSFLLLNQVKF; this is translated from the coding sequence ATGGAAAATATAATGACAATATTTGAGCAAAATGGTGGAGTAGTATTTGGAATATTAGGTGCAGCACTAGCAGTTTTATTATCAGGTATTGGTTCAGCAAGAGGAGTTGGATTAGCTGGGGAAGCAGCAGCAGGTCTTGTTATAGATGAACCTGAAAAATTTGGTAAAGCTATGGTACTTCAACTTTTACCAGGAACACAAGGACTTTATGGTTTTGTCATTGGACTTTTTATCATGTTTAGACTTTCTCCAGATATGAAAGTAATAGAAGGACTATATCTTCTTATGGCAGGACTTCCAGTTGGTTTTGTTGGATTGAGATCAGCTCTATATCAAGGGCAAGTTGCAGTTGCAGGTATTAATATTCTAGCAAAAAATGAAACTCATCAAACAAAAGGAATAATTCTTGCAGTAATGGTTGAAACTTATGCAATCTTAGCATTTGCTATGTCTTTCTTACTACTAAATCAAGTGAAGTTTTAA
- a CDS encoding V-type ATP synthase subunit F produces MYKIAIVGDKDSVLAFKILGVDVYISLDAQEARKIIDRISKEGYGIIFVTEQVAKDIPETIKRYNSELIPAIILIPSNKGSLNIGLANIDKNVEKAIGSNIL; encoded by the coding sequence ATGTATAAAATAGCTATAGTAGGCGATAAAGATTCTGTCTTAGCTTTCAAAATTCTTGGAGTAGATGTCTATATAAGTTTAGATGCTCAAGAAGCAAGAAAGATTATAGATAGAATTTCAAAAGAAGGATATGGAATTATCTTTGTTACAGAACAAGTAGCAAAGGATATTCCTGAGACAATAAAAAGATATAATAGTGAACTTATACCTGCCATTATATTAATACCAAGTAATAAAGGAAGTTTAAATATAGGTTTGGCAAACATAGATAAGAATGTGGAAAAGGCTATTGGTTCAAATATATTGTAG
- a CDS encoding V-type ATP synthase subunit A yields MKEGRIIKVSGPLVVAEGMEEANVYDVVEVSDNKLIGEIIEMRGDKASIQVYEETTGIGPGDVVVTTGSPLSIELGPGMLEQMFDGIQRPLLKIQEAVGDFLLKGVSVPALDREKKWQFNPTVKVGEEVEPGKVIGTVQETEIVLHKIMVPNGVYGKVKEIKEGEFTVEETICKIETENGVKELNMIQKWPVRKGRPYLKKLNPVKPLITGQRIIDTFFAVTKGGTAAIPGPFGSGKTVIQHQLAKWADAEVVVYVGCGERGNEMTDVLMEFPEIIDPKTGQSLMKRTVLIANTSNMPVAAREASIYTAITIGEYFRDMGYSVALMADSTSRWAEALREMSGRLEEMPGDEGYPAYLSSRIAEFYERAGLVECLGNGEEGALTVIGAVSPPGGDISEPVSQSTLRIAKVFWGLDYALSYRRHFPAINWLNSYSLYQAKMDKYKEEHIDRDFPKFRIEAMALLQEEAKLQEIVRLVGRDSLSEHDQLKLEVTKSLREDFLQQNAFHEVDTYCSLDKQFKMLKLILFFYDEAQRAIKEGVYLNEILALPSREKITRAKNISEKELDTFDKIEEEIKEAVSKLIKEGGTTNA; encoded by the coding sequence TTGAAAGAAGGTAGAATTATAAAAGTTTCAGGTCCTTTAGTTGTGGCTGAAGGAATGGAAGAAGCTAATGTATATGACGTAGTAGAAGTTTCAGATAATAAGCTCATTGGTGAAATCATAGAAATGAGAGGAGATAAAGCCTCTATACAAGTATATGAAGAAACAACAGGAATAGGACCAGGAGACGTTGTTGTTACAACAGGAAGTCCACTTTCCATTGAGCTTGGACCTGGTATGTTAGAACAAATGTTTGATGGAATACAAAGACCACTTTTAAAAATTCAAGAAGCAGTTGGAGACTTTCTATTAAAAGGAGTCAGTGTTCCAGCACTAGATAGAGAAAAGAAATGGCAATTCAATCCGACTGTAAAAGTTGGTGAAGAAGTAGAACCTGGAAAGGTTATTGGAACTGTCCAAGAAACAGAAATCGTACTACATAAAATAATGGTTCCTAATGGAGTATATGGAAAAGTAAAGGAAATAAAAGAGGGAGAATTTACAGTAGAAGAAACAATATGCAAGATAGAAACAGAAAATGGTGTTAAAGAATTAAATATGATACAAAAATGGCCAGTTAGAAAGGGTAGACCATATTTGAAAAAATTAAATCCTGTGAAACCTCTAATAACAGGACAAAGAATTATAGATACTTTCTTTGCTGTTACTAAGGGAGGAACTGCAGCTATCCCTGGACCATTTGGATCTGGTAAAACTGTAATACAACACCAACTTGCTAAATGGGCAGATGCTGAAGTAGTTGTTTATGTTGGTTGTGGAGAACGTGGTAACGAAATGACAGATGTACTTATGGAATTCCCAGAAATCATTGACCCTAAGACAGGACAATCTTTGATGAAAAGAACAGTTCTTATAGCAAATACTTCTAATATGCCAGTTGCTGCTCGTGAGGCTTCAATATATACAGCTATAACTATTGGAGAATATTTTAGAGATATGGGGTACTCAGTGGCACTTATGGCAGATTCAACAAGTCGTTGGGCAGAAGCACTTCGTGAAATGTCAGGACGTTTGGAAGAAATGCCAGGGGATGAAGGATATCCAGCATATCTATCAAGTAGAATAGCAGAATTCTATGAAAGAGCAGGACTTGTTGAATGTCTAGGTAATGGTGAAGAAGGAGCATTGACAGTAATTGGAGCAGTATCTCCTCCTGGTGGAGATATTTCTGAACCTGTTTCTCAATCAACATTGAGAATAGCAAAAGTGTTCTGGGGACTTGACTATGCACTATCATATAGAAGACACTTCCCAGCAATAAACTGGTTGAACTCTTATTCACTTTATCAAGCTAAGATGGATAAGTATAAAGAAGAACATATTGATAGAGATTTCCCAAAATTTAGAATAGAAGCAATGGCACTTTTACAAGAAGAAGCTAAATTACAAGAAATTGTAAGACTTGTTGGTAGAGATTCACTTTCTGAGCATGACCAATTAAAGTTAGAAGTTACAAAATCACTTCGTGAAGACTTCTTACAGCAAAATGCCTTCCATGAAGTAGATACTTATTGCTCTTTGGATAAACAATTTAAAATGTTAAAATTGATTTTGTTTTTCTATGATGAGGCTCAAAGAGCTATAAAAGAAGGAGTCTATTTAAATGAAATCCTAGCTCTTCCAAGTCGTGAAAAAATAACAAGAGCAAAGAATATAAGTGAAAAAGAATTAGATACTTTTGATAAGATAGAAGAAGAAATAAAAGAAGCAGTATCAAAGTTGATAAAAGAAGGAGGTACAACTAATGCTTAA
- the thiH gene encoding 2-iminoacetate synthase ThiH — protein MELENINSDIMDRVVSEMNSYNYNSFSDEDIKEALNKDYLSVRDFQALLSPKAMNYLEEMAKKAKECRERYFGNSVYIFTPLYISNYCDNYCVYCGFNSHNKIKRARLDFEQIEAELKEIAKTGLEEILILTGESERYSSIEYIGEACKLARKYFNNVGIEIYPVNVEDYKYLNSCGVDYVTIFQETYNNEKYKKLHLEGHKKVFSYRFNSQERALIGNMRGVAFGALLGLDDFRKDAFSTGYHAYLLQKKYPHAEISISCPRLRPVINNIKIEEEFVSEKELFQIICAYRLFLPFANITISTRENSNFRDNVIKIAATKISAGVDTGIGAHSEHSNKKGDEQFEIADRRTVSEIFEKIKTESLQPVMNDYIYLKD, from the coding sequence ATGGAACTAGAAAATATCAATTCAGATATTATGGATAGAGTAGTAAGTGAAATGAATAGTTACAACTATAATTCTTTTTCAGATGAAGATATAAAAGAAGCCTTGAATAAAGATTATCTATCAGTAAGAGATTTTCAAGCATTACTCTCTCCTAAGGCTATGAATTATCTTGAAGAAATGGCAAAGAAGGCTAAAGAATGTAGAGAAAGATATTTTGGAAATTCTGTCTATATCTTTACCCCTCTATATATTTCAAATTACTGTGATAATTACTGTGTCTATTGTGGTTTTAATTCACATAATAAGATAAAAAGAGCTAGACTAGATTTTGAGCAGATAGAAGCTGAGTTAAAAGAGATAGCCAAAACAGGCTTGGAAGAAATCCTTATACTTACAGGAGAAAGTGAAAGATATTCAAGTATTGAATATATAGGAGAAGCTTGTAAACTAGCTAGAAAATATTTTAATAATGTGGGAATTGAAATATATCCTGTAAATGTAGAGGACTATAAATATCTTAATTCTTGTGGAGTGGACTATGTAACTATTTTTCAAGAAACATATAACAATGAAAAGTATAAGAAATTGCATTTAGAGGGGCATAAAAAAGTTTTCTCCTATAGATTTAATTCACAAGAAAGAGCTTTGATAGGAAATATGAGAGGAGTTGCCTTTGGTGCTTTATTAGGACTGGATGACTTTAGAAAAGATGCCTTTTCAACAGGCTACCATGCTTATCTTTTACAGAAAAAATATCCTCATGCTGAAATTTCTATTTCTTGTCCAAGATTAAGACCTGTTATCAATAATATAAAAATAGAAGAAGAGTTTGTCAGCGAAAAGGAGCTATTTCAAATTATATGTGCATATAGATTATTTTTACCCTTTGCAAATATAACGATATCCACAAGAGAAAATTCTAATTTTAGAGATAATGTTATAAAAATAGCTGCAACTAAAATATCAGCAGGAGTGGATACAGGGATAGGAGCACACAGTGAACATTCAAATAAAAAAGGTGATGAACAGTTTGAAATAGCTGATAGAAGAACTGTGTCAGAAATATTTGAAAAGATAAAAACAGAGAGTTTACAACCCGTGATGAATGACTATATTTATTTAAAGGACTAA
- a CDS encoding V-type ATP synthase subunit D → MAKLKVNPTRMALSELKLRLVTAKRGHKLLKDKQDELMRQFINLIKENKKLRVEVEKELSESFKSFLLASATMSPLFLESAVSFPKEKLSVEIKSKNIMSVNVPEMKFVKEEMEGSIFPYGFVQTSAELDDTVIKLQKVLDNLLSLAEIEKSCQLMADEIEKTRRRVNALEYSTIPNLEETVKDIRMKLDENERATITRLMKVKQMLEKNA, encoded by the coding sequence ATGGCAAAGCTAAAAGTAAATCCTACTAGAATGGCTCTTTCTGAATTAAAACTTAGACTTGTAACAGCTAAAAGAGGACATAAACTTTTAAAAGATAAGCAAGATGAATTAATGAGACAATTCATTAATCTCATTAAGGAAAATAAAAAGCTTCGTGTGGAAGTTGAAAAAGAACTTTCAGAATCTTTTAAATCTTTTCTTCTTGCAAGTGCAACAATGAGTCCATTATTTTTGGAAAGTGCTGTATCTTTTCCAAAAGAAAAATTATCAGTGGAAATAAAATCAAAAAATATAATGAGTGTAAATGTTCCTGAAATGAAGTTTGTGAAGGAAGAAATGGAAGGAAGTATATTTCCTTATGGTTTTGTTCAAACTTCAGCTGAGCTTGATGATACTGTTATAAAATTACAAAAAGTCTTGGACAATCTTTTGTCTCTTGCTGAGATAGAAAAATCTTGTCAACTTATGGCTGATGAGATTGAAAAGACAAGAAGAAGAGTTAATGCTCTTGAGTATAGTACAATTCCTAATCTTGAGGAAACAGTTAAAGACATAAGAATGAAACTAGATGAAAATGAAAGAGCAACTATAACAAGACTTATGAAGGTTAAACAAATGCTAGAAAAAAATGCATAA